In the genome of Pseudomonas sp. Teo4, the window GAACGCCGCAGGTGGTTTCTGATGTGGGGTGGATGCCTGTAGTCCACGTGCCTTCACGTTTGGAAGGTGCGCAAGCGCTAGCCTGAATGTTCCAAGAGGGTTCGCAGAAAGCCAGCACCCGAAGTGTGGGTTGAGGTATGGATCACAGTGGAGCAGACACAAAAAAGCCCTGATAAATCAGGGCTTTAATGAAGAATAGTGGCGGAAGCGTAGAGATTCGAACTCTAGGATAGTTGCCCATCGACGGTTTTCAAGACCGTTGCCTTAAACCACTCGGCCACGCTTCCAGCTTGTTTTGCGGCGGCCATAATACCGTAATGAAACACGCTGTCAAACTCTCTGTGTCGCGGGTTGCGGGAGCTCTGTTAGACTCCTTGCATCTGAATGTCTCAAAACCACAGGTTTACCAAGGAGTGTCGCCATGCGCGAACAGGATTATGCCGTACACCACGGCCAGCAGGTCGAGCAGCAGGAGATCAGCAAGGTCCTGCGCAACACGTACAGCCTGCTGGCCCTTACCCTCGCCTTCAGCGGCGTCATGGCCTTCGTTGCCCAGCAGATGCGCGTCGGTTACCCGAACGTGTTCGTCGTGCTGATCGGCTTCTACGGTCTGTTCTTCCTCACCGCCAAACTGCGTGACTCGGTCTGGGGCCTGGTTTCTACCTTCGCCCTCACCGGCTTCATGGGCTTCATCCTCGGCCCTATCCTCAACCGCTACCTGGGCATGAGTGGCGGCGCCGAAGTAGTCAGCTCGGCCTTCGCCATGACCGCACTGGTGTTCGGCGGCCTGTCGGCCTACGTGCTGATCTCCCGCAAGGACATGAGCTTCCTCAGCGGCTTCATCACCGCCGGCTTCTTTGTCCTGCTGGGTGCCGTAGTGGCCAGCTTCTTCTTCCAGATCAGCGGCCTGCAACTGGCGATCAGCGCTGGCTTCGTGCTGTTCTCGTCGGTCTGCATCCTGTTCCAGACCAGCGCCATCATCCACGGCGGCGAGCGCAACTACATCATGGCGACCATCAGCCTGTATGTATCGATCTACAACCTGTTCGTCAGCCTGCTGCAGCTGTTCGGCATCATGGGCCGTGATGACTGATCGGTCACAGCCGCATCTGACCCGCACATGAAAAAGCCCGCTTCGGCGGGCTTTTTCATGCCTGTTCGCCCTGGGCGGGCGATCCCTGTAGAATGCGCTCCTTTTTTCTTCCGGGGCAGCTTTCGCAATGAGCTCACACGAACACAGCCCAGGCGCGCCGGCGCCTGCCAATGAACTGGTGCTTGGTCTTGAGGACAAGCCACGGCTGTTGATCGGCCTGCTGGCAGCGCTGCAGCACCTGCTGGCGATCATCGTTCCCATCGTCACTCCGGGCCTGCTGATCTGCCAGGCCCTGGGCGTTTCCGCGCGGGACACCAACCTGATCGTGTCCATGTCGCTGGTGATTTCCGGCATTGCCACCTTCGTCCAGTGCAAGCGCTTCGGGCCGTTCGGCGCGGGGCTGCTGATCGTTCAGGGCACCAGCTTCAACTTCGTCGGCCCGCTGATTGCCGGTGGTGCGCTGATGGTCAAGCAAGGCACGCCGGTTGAAGGCGTGATGGCGGCGATCTTCGGCGTAGTGATTGCCGGCTCCTTCGTCGAGATGGGCGTGTCGCGCATCCTGCCGTTCATCAAGCGCCTGATCACCCCGCTGGTGACAGGCATCGTGGTGCTGATGATCGGCCTCACCCTGATCAAGGTCGGCCTGATCAGCATGGGCGGCGGCTTTACCGCCATGGCCAATGGCACCTTCGCCAATGGCGAAAACCTGCTGCTGTCGGGTGTGGTGCTGGCCATCATCGTGATCCTCAACCGCATCCCAGTGGTGTGGATGCGCAGCTGCGCCATCGTCATCGCCCTGGCCGTGGGCTATGCCCTGGCCGGCTACCTCGGCCGCCTGGACTTCACCGGCATGCATGAAGCCGCGCTGTTCCAGGTGCCGACACCGCTGCACTTCGGCCTGAGCTTCTCGTGGGCGCTGTTCATTCCGATGCTGGTGATCTACCTGGTGACTTCGCTGGAAGCCATCGGTGACGTCACCGCCACCAGCAAGGTCTCGCGCCAGCCGGTCGAAGGCCCTGTCTGGATGCAACGCATCAAAGGCGGTGTGCTGGTCAACGGTGCCAACTCGCTGCTGGCGGGGCTGTTCAACACCTTCCCGAGCTCGATCTTCGCCCAGAACAATGGCGTGATCCAGCTGACCGGCATCGCCAGCCGCCACATCGGTATCTGGATCGCCCTGATGCTGGTCGTACTGGGGCTGTTCCCAAGCGTCGCCGGGGTGATTCAAGCGGTGCCGGAGCCGGTGCTGGGTGGTGCGGCGATGGTCATGTTCGGCGCCGTGGCAGCCTCGGGCATCAACATTCTGGCCAGCACTCGCCTGGATCGTCGCGCCCTGCTGATCATTGCCGTGTCGCTGGCACTGGGCCTGGGCGTTGCCCAGGTGCCGGAATTCCTCGCACATATGCCGGCGGCACTGCGCAACGTGCTGGAGTCCGGCGTTGCCACCGGTGGTATCTGCGCCCTGGTGCTGAACTGGTTCCTGCCTGAGAGCAAGGAACACGCCTGATAGCAACAAGCGCCAGCAGGCGCATCGCGGCGGCGATGCATCTGCTGGCGGGCGAGCTCACTTCGCGCATGCCCGAATCGCGACAGTGAGTGTCTGTACGACGTGAGACAGGCAAAGGCCACCCTGGATAACCTCCTTTGGCAATGCCTTGTTACGGTCTTCCCTTGGCCGTAGTGTCTTAACTCGACAAAAGAAGTTCGCCCATGACGACTCCTGCCGCCACCTTGGCCAGCCCCACGGCCCACGTCGATCAACCCCAGGGTTTCCTGGTTCGTATCGTTGGCGCCGCCGCCTTCGCACACCTGCTCAACGACCTGATCCAGGCCGTCCTGCCGTCGATCTACCCGATGCTCAAAAGCGACTTTTCCCTGAGCTTCGCCCAGATCGGCTGGATCGCGCTGGTGTTCCAGGTTACCGCTTCGCTGCTGCAACCCTGGGTCGGCCTGTACACCGACAAGCACCCACAACCTTATCTGTTGCCGGGTGGCATGCTGATCACCCTGATCGGCATCGCCCTGCTGGCAACGGCGGGCAGCTATGAAATGCTGCTGGTCGCCTCTGCCGTGGTCGGCGTAGGCTCCGCCACCTTCCACCCCGAGGCCTCGCGGGTGGCGCGAATGGCATCCGGTGGGCGTTTCGGTACGGCGCAGTCGACTTTCCAGGTGGGTGGCAACACAGGCTCAGCCATCGGTCCGTTGCTCACGGCGGTGATCGTCATCCCCAACGGCCAGTCGGCTATTGCCTGGTTCATGGTGGCTGCGGCATTGGCCGTACTGGTGTTGTGGCGGGTCACCGGCTGGACCGTTCGCCATGGCCAGCAACGACTCAAAAGCATCAGCGGCCAGCAAGCACCCGCGCTGTCCAAGGCTGCCCTCTGGCGCGCCGTGGGGGTAATTTCGCTGCTGATGTTCGCCAAATTCGTCTACATCGCCTCGTTCACCAATTATTTCACCTTCTACCTCATCCAGCATTTTGGCCTGAGCGTGCAACAGAGTCAGCTGTACCTGTTCATCTTCCTCGCCGCTGTGGCGCTGGGCACCTTCGCCGGGGGGCCAGTGGGTGACCGTATCGGCCGCAAGGCGGTGATCTGGGTTTCCTTCCTTGGCGTGGCGCCGTTCGCCCTGGCCCTGCCCTATGCCAACCTCGCCTGGACCGCAGTCCTGGCGGTGGCCATCGGCCTGGTGATGTCCTCGGCGTTCGCCGCCCTGGTGGTGTACGCCCAGGAAGCGGTGCCCGGGCGGGTCGGCATGGTGTCCGGGGTGATGTTCGGCCTGATGTTCGGCATCAGCGGCATTGGTGCCGCAGGCCTGGGCGAGCTGGCCGACCGGCATGGCATCGAGTGGGTGTACCAGGCGATCTCGTTCCTGCCCCTGCTGGGCCTGGCGACGGCATTGCTGCCGGCAACCCGCTCGAAAGCCCGCCCGGCCAGCTGCTATTAAGATGGCCAGGCCAAAATCGGGATGGGGCGCAAAGTGGCATCGATGAAGCCGATGGATGAAATGCTGGTGGAGGTCGACGAGTGGACCTGGGAGGTGGGCAGCCGCGCCACGGACTACCCGCCGGACTGGTTCATCGCCCCCCACTCGCATGCCAAGCATCAGCTGATCTATGCCATCAAGGGCCTGATGATCGTGCAGTCGCAGTCAGAGCGCTGGACCGTTCCGCCCAGCCGTGGGGTGTGGATGCCCTGCGGCCAGGAGCACGCAATCCGCTGCGTGGGCGATGTGAAGATGCGCAGCGTGTTCGTGTGCCCGGACGCTGCGGCGAACCTGCCATCACAGAGCAAGGCGATCAGCATCTCGCCGTTGCTCAGCGAACTGATCAAGGCCTCGGTGGACTTCACCGGCCCTTACGCCGAGGACTCCCGCGAGTCGCGGATCATGCGCCTGATCCTCGACGAGATCTGCGTACTGCCGACCCTGCCGCTGAAACTGCAACAGCCCGGCGACAAGCGCCTGCAAGTCATCTGTGCGGCCTTGCACGAGCGCCCCGAAGACAACTCGACGGTGGCCGACTGGGGCACGCATCTTGGGGTTGATGAAAAAACCATCCAGCGCCTGTTCCGCAAGGAAACCGGCATGACCTTCGGCCAGTGGCGCCAGCAAGCGCGGCTGATGCAGGCCCTGGAGCGAATCGCCCTGGGCGAGCGGATCATCGATGTGGCCGGGACGCTCGGCTATGACAGCCCGAGCGCCTTCGCCAGCATGTTCAAGCGCCAGTTCGGCACCACGCCCAGTCAGTTCTTCAAGTGAGCCGCCCCCGGCTCGAACAGGGTCACCGCACGGGCATCCACAGGCTTTGGCAGCAGCCCTTCGCGGTAGAACGCATCGGCAATGCGCTGTTGTTCGGCCAGGTTGTCGAGTTTCACCGGTTGCACGTCGTAACTGCGTCGGGCATTGGCCTGCTGCACCGTGGCGCTGTCCAGGTTGCCCCACAGCGGCCCCAGCACCCGCGCTGCGGCGGCCGGGTTGGCTTTGGTCCAGCTGCCGATATCTCGTAGCGCCTGGTACACCTGCTCCAGCACTTGCGGGTGGGCCTTGGCGTAGTCGCTGCCCGCCAGGTAGTAACGCTGGTAGCTGGCCAGATCGTTGCCATCGGCCAGAATGCGCGCATTTTGCTGACGCTGGGCACTGGCTACGTACGGGTCCCAGGTGACCCAGGCATCGACCTTGCCGTTTTCGAAGGCGGCGCGCCCGTCGGCGGGAATCAGGTAGGCCGGGCTGATGTCCTTGAAGCTTAGGCCCGCTTTGGCCAACGCCTGGATCAACAGGTAATGGCTACCGGCGGCCTTGGTCACGGCCACGCGCTTGCCCTTGAGGTCGGCCAGGGTCTTGAGCGGCGAGTCTGCCGGCACCAAAATCGCCTGGGCCGACGGTGACGGCGCCTCGCGGGCGAAGTAAGTGAGCTGCGCACCGGCGGCCTGGGTGAACACCGGCACGGTGTCGGCCACATCCGCCGACAGGTCGACATTACCCAGGTTCAGCGCTTCCAGCAGCGGCAGGCCGCTGGGGAACTCATGCCAGCTCACGCGGATTCCCTCAGCCTGCAGGCGCTGTTCCAGGGTGCCGCGTGCCTTGAGCAGGGTCAGCAGGGTCGAGGACTTCTGGTAGCCGATACGCAAGGTCTGCTCGGCGCTGGCCAGGGACGGCAGCGTGGCGCCGATCAGCAAGCCCAGCGCGAGGTGGCGCAGGCGTTTGAAATGAAGCATGGCGGTTCTCCGGGGTCAGTGTTGGGCGGTCAGCGGGTCGGCAGCGGGCACGCTGAAGCCCTTGGCGAAGGTCGGCGCCACATCCAGGCGCTCGCTCATCAGGCCATGGGCCTGGTAGAAGTCGGCGGTTTCCTGCTGCTCGGCGATGGTCTTGGCATCGATCACCTGCCAGCGCAGTTGGCGACGCTCGAATTGCAGCCGCGCTGCCTCGACCGGGAAGCCGATGATGGCGGCTAGCGTCTTCGAATAGCTGTCCAGATGCTGGTTGGCCCATACCTGGGCGCCGGCCAGACGGGTGAGATAGTCCTGCAGTGCCGCGCGCCGAGCCGGGTCTTCAAGGGCCTGGTCGGTAGCGGCGAGGAAACTGTTGCCGCTGGATAGCCCGCGACCGTTGACCAGCACCCTGCCCTGCCCGCTCAGCTCGGCCAGTGCCGTGTAGGGTTCCCAGGTCGACCAGGCGTCTACCGAACCATTGGCCAGGGCGATCTTGGCATCGACAGGGCCGAGGAAGCGGAACTCAACGTCTTTTTCCGTCAGCCCGGCTTGGTCCAGCGCCTTGAGCGCCAGATGATGGCCGATGGAACCACGGCCGGTGGCGATGCGCTTGCCCTTGAGGTCGGCCGCGCTGTGCAGCGGTGCGTCCGGGCGCACCAGCAGCGCCGTGCCGTAAGGGTCGGACTTGTCCACGGCGATGGCCTTGACCGGAGCGCCCGAGGCCAACACGAACAGCAGCGGCGCATCGCCGATGATGCCGGCATCGATGGCCCCGGCATTCAACGCCTCGGCCAGCGGCGCGGCGGCGGGGAACTCGGCCCAGTGAATGTCATAGGGCACGTCGCGCAACGCGTCTGCCGCTTCCAGCTGGGCGCGCATGTTGCCTTTCTGGTCACCGATGCGCAGGGTCAAGCGCTCGGCGGCGATGGCCTGGGTGGCCAGCAGTGAGGCTACAAGCAAGGTCGATAAACGGCGACGGATGGACATCCTGTGCTCCTTCAAAGCGTTCCTGAAAAGGCCAGGTGGCATGCCACCTGAGGCCTGAACACTTTATCGGGCAGCTAAAAATTAATGAAATTGATTTTAGTGCTAACCTAATATGCAAAACGCAGGGTCATGTAACGGCATCGAGCCCTGCCAGGGCAAACCGCACCAGGTGCTCGGCCAGGGCCTCTTCGGACTGTTCGAACAGCCCCGATAGCGGTGTCGGGATGTCACGGCTGATGACCTGCAGCATCATGACCGGGGCGATGACACTGAACAGGCAGCGCAACAAGGCCGGGTCATCCACGGCAATGCCGGTGAGCTCACCCAGCAGGCTCAGGACCAGCCGCGACTTGGGCATCGCCTCTTCTGCAATCAACTCACTCACATAAGGCGATGGGGTCAGCAACTCGCGGCTCCACAACCGGGCTTGCCAGCGTTTGCCATTGATGACGTTGAGCGTCAGCGCCCTGATCAGGTCGACCAACCGCTCCCGCGCTGGCCGGTCGCTGCAGGCCAGCTGCTGCAACTGTTCCAGGCTGATGAGGTGTTGGTGCATTTCTTTGAGCACCGCACGGTAGAGGCCTTCGCGGCTGCCAAAGTGGTAGTTCACCGCTGCCAGGTTGCATTGCGCCAGGGCACAGATGGCTTTGCTGGTGGCCTCGGCGTAACCACGCTCGGCAATCAGCTGGCCTGCGGCGTCGAGTATGCGCTGGCGGGTAATGTCGCCATCCGGGCGGCGCCCGCGCGGTTTGCTGATGGGGGCTTGATCGCGGTTCATGCCAGGCACTCGCAGTGTTGTCTCAAGTCAAATTCTAATTTGAATTCTGTGACTATGCTTGCTCCATGTCAGTGATTGATCACAGGTCGTCATCATGCATAAAAAGCTCGTCATCGCCCTGTTGGCAGTAACGCTGGTGGGCTTTGGGGCGTGGTATTACCTGCACACCAAGGGCAACCAGGGCGGTGATCTGGTGCTTTATGGCAACGTCGATATCCGCCAGGTATCGCTGGCATTCACCGGCAGCGAGCGCATCGCCCAGATGCGTGTCGAGGAAGGCGATACCGTCAAGGCCGGCCAGGTACTGGCCACCCTCGACAGCCGCGCGCTGAAGCTGCAGATCGACCAGGCCAACGCCCAGATCGCCGCCCAGCAAGCCAACGTGCTGCGCTTGCGCAACGGTAGCCGCCCCGAGGACATCGACCGCGCCAGTGCCCAGGCCGCCGCCAGCAAGGCCCAGGTCGACCTTGCCGCCACCCAGTTGCGCCGCCTGCAAAGCATCCGTGCCAACAGCACCGGTGGACGTGCCGTGAGCCAACAAGATCTGGACAACGCCGCCGCGCAGCTGAAGGTACGCCAGGCCCAGTGGGAAGACAGCCAGAAGGCCTTGCGCCTGGCCAAAATCGGGCCGCGGGACGAGGACATCGCCCAGGCCGAGGCGCAGTTGCAGAGCGCCCGCGCACAACTGGCACTGCTGCAGCACAACCTCGATGAAACCGAACTGCGTGCGCCGCAGGATGCCACCGTGCGCTCGCGCATGCTCGAACCTGGCGACATGGCCTCGCCGCAGCGTGCGGTGTATGCCATGGCCATCACCTCGCCCAAGTGGGTGCGGGTGTACATCAATGAGCCGCAACTGGGCCATATCCGGCCGGGCCTGCGGGCCAGCGTCACCACCGACAGCCACCCGGACGACCCCGTACAGGGCCAGGTCGGGTTCATTTCCGACGTCGCCGAATTCACGCCCAAGGCCGTGCAAACCGAAGAACTGCGCACCGCGCTGGTGTATGAGGTGCGCGTCATCGTCGACGACAAGGACAACCGCCTGCGCTTGGGGATGCCAGCAACCGTGCGGTTCGCCCAGGCTGACCTGGCCAACGATGGGAAGGCCGAGTGATGGACCTGGTCATCGAGGCCAAGGCGGTCGCCAGGCAGTTCCTGATCAAGGCATCGGGGCAGACTGTCCAGGCCCTGCATGGCCTGGACCTGACCCTGCGCAAGGGCGCCCTGACCGCCCTGGTCGGCCCGGACGGCGCCGGCAAAACCACCTTTCTGCGCCTGGTCGCCGGGCTGTTGCAACCTGACAGCGGCGCGTTGAACGTCCTCGGTGTCGACGTCAAGGCGCACCCGCAGCAGGTCCAGGACCTGATCAGCTACATGCCGCAGCGCTTCGGGCTGTACGAAGACCTGAGCGTTCAGGAAAACCTGGACCTTTACGCCGACCTGCATGGCGTGAGCGCCAGCCAGCGTCGGCAGCGCTTCGAGCGGCTGCTGGCGATGACCGACCTCACGCGTTTCACCAAACGGCCGGCGGGCAAATTGTCTGGCGGCATGAAGCAGAAGCTCGGCCTGGCCTGCACCCTGGTGCGCTCGCCACAACTGCTGTTGCTGGATGAACCGACCGTGGGGGTCGACCCGCTTTCGCGTCGCGAACTGTGGGAAATCGTCCAGCAACTGGTGCAGGAAGAGAACCTCAGCGTATTGCTCAGCACCTCCTACATGGACGAAGCCGAACGCTGCTCGCAGGTGTACATGCTGCACCAGGGCCAACTGATGGCTCAAGGCATGCCACAGGACATCCGCTGCCACGCCGATGGCCTGTGCTATATCGCGACACCGCCTGCCGGGCAACCGGCGCGTACCCTGCAGGCACGCCTGCTGGGCAACCCCCACACCATCATCGACGCTGTGCCGCAGTCCGGTGAAGTGCGCTTCATGCGCCAGCCTGCCGCCGACGACCAAACGCTCGACACACTGCTCGAAGGCGCCCCCGTACGCCCGGTGGAGGCCCGCCTGGAAGACGGCTTCATGTTCCTGCTGCGCGCCCGCAGCGATGCCGAACACGTCGACATGGACACCCTCAAGGCCAGCACCCCAAGCGACAACCACGCCAGCGAACCCGCCATCGAGGTGAAGAACCTGGTGCGCACGTTCGGCGATTTTACCGCCGTGGCCAGTACCAGTTTCAGTGTGCGCCGGGGCGAAATCTTCGGCTTGCTGGGCCCCAATGGCGCCGGCAAGACCACCACCTTCCGCATGCTCTGCGGCCTGTTGCCCGCCTCGTCGGGCAGCCTGCAGGTGGCCGGCGTCAACCTGCGTCACGCCCGGGCGCAGGCACGCCGCCGGGTGGGCTACGTGTCGCAGAAGTTTTCCTTGTACGGCAATCTCTCGGTACGCGAGAACCTGGAGTTCTTCGGCGGCGCCTATGGCTTGCCCGGCAAGCAGTTGCAGCGGCGCATGGACGAAGTCTCTCGCCAGTTCGACCTGTCCGGGCACGAAAAAGACCCCAGCGGCCAGTTGCCCGGCGGCTTCAAGCAACGCCTGGCCATGGCCGTGGGGTTGCTCCACGAACCGGAGATCCTGTTCCTCGACGAACCCACCAGCGGCGCCGCCCCCCTCGCCCGCCGAGGCTTCTGGCAACGCATCACGGCACTGGCCGCCTCCGGCACCACGATCATCATCACCACCCACTTCATGGAAGAAGCCGAATACTGCGACCGCATCGTCATCCAGGATGCCGGCAAGCTCATCGCCATGGGCACGCCGCAGGAGGTCCGCGAGCAGGCCGGCGGCACCAACAGCGCGCTGAACATGGAACAGGCATTCATTGCCATCGTCGAGCAGGGGCGCCGACAACAACAGGCGTCACCGACATGAGCAGCGCCGCGTTCGGTGCCTTCTGGCGCAGGCTGGTGTCGCTGACCCGCAAGGAAGTGCGCCAGATGTGGCGTGACAAAAGCAACCTGCTGATCGGCATCGGCCTGCCCATCGCGCTGATCCTCATCTTCGGTTACGGCCTGTCGCTGGACGTGCGCCATAGCGTGGTCGCGGTGGTGCAGGATGACCCCGCGCCGCAAGCCCGTGACCTGCTGGCCAGCATCAGCCGCTCGGCCTATCTGGAACCGTTGCCCGTGCAATCCTTCGAGCAAGGGCGGCAATTGCTGGCCGCGCGAGAAGTGGATGCCCTGGTCCACCTGCCGGGCGATTTCAGCCGTCGCCTGCAAGATGGCAACGCCCAGGTGCTGGTGCTGGTGCAAGGCTCTGACGCAACCCGCGCCTCGGGTGTCAGCAACTACCTCAACCAGGCCCTGGCGTTGTGGGGCCAGAAGCAGGCCTCGCGCAACGCAGGGTTGCAAGCCGGCGGCGTGCAGATAGAACAACGCATGTGGTTCAACGCCGCCAACACCAGCACCTGGTACCTGGTGCCAGGGCTGATCGTGCTGATCATGACCCTGGTCGGCGCCTTTCTCACCGCGTTGGTGATGGCCCGCGAATGGGAACGCGGCACCCTCGAAGCGCTGTTCGTCACCCCCGTGCGCGCAGTGGAAATTCTCCTGGCCAAGATCATCCCCTGCTTCATCGTCGGCTTGATCGGCCTGGCCCTGTGTCTGCTGGCAGCGCGCTTTTTGTTCGATGTGCCGATGTATGGCTCGCTGTGGGCGTTGGTGATCTGCTCGATGCTTTACCTGTTCGTGGCCCTGGGAATTGGCCTGCTGATCTCGGCGGTCACCAAGAACCAGTTTCTGGCCAGCCAGATTTCCCTGCTCGCCAGCTTCCTGCCGGCGATGATGCTTTCAGGCTTCATCTTCGACCTGCGTAACGTGCCCACCGCCGTGCGCGTGGTGGGTGACCTGCTGCCGGCCACCTACTTCATGCAGATAGTGAAGTCGTTGTTCCTGGCCGGCGACTTCTGGCCGTTGATTTTGCGCAACAGCCTGATTCTCACCGGCTACGCCGTGGCCCTGCTGGGCCTGGCGCGCCTGGCCACGCGCAAGAGGCTCGACTGACATGGCCACCTTCATGGAACTGCTGCGCCGCCTGGCCAACCTGTGGCGCAAGGAACTGCTGGTGATCTTCAAGGACCCGGCAAACCGCATCGTGCTGATCGCTCCGGTGCTCATGCAGAGCCTGCTGTTCGGCTATGCCGTAACCTTCGACCTCAACAACGTGCCATACGCGCTGCTAGACCACAGCCACAGCGAATCGTCGCAGCGCCTGGCCAGCCGCCTGGACGGCAGCGGCATTTTCCACCGCGTGCAAACTTTGAACTCCAGCCGTGAAATCGCCGAGGTGATCGACGCGGAAGAAGCGTTGCTGGTGGTGCACATCCCGCCGGATTTCGAGGCCCGCCTCACCCGTGGCGAACCTGCACCGCTGCAAGTGATACTCGACGGCCGCAACTCGACTACCGCAGGTTCCGCCGCGGCGGGGCTTGCCAGCATCGTGAACGACTTCAACCACGAGCGTGGTCTGGCGCAGGCACCGATCAGCGTGGTGACCCGCGCCTGGTACAACCCCAACCTGGAAACCCGCTGGCCGCTGATTCCAGCGTTGATCGCTTCTCTGAGCATGCTGCAGACACTGCTGCTGACTGCGCTGTCAGTGGCACGCGAACGTGAGCAAGGCACTTTCGACCAATTGCTGGTCACGCCCTACTCGCCGATGGAAATCATGATCGGCAAAGCCATACCGCCCATTCTGATCGGCCTGGTGCAAGCCACGCTGGTGCTGTTGATGGCGCTGTTCTGGTTCCGCATTCCCATGGCCGGCTCGCTGCTCGACCTGTATGGCGGCCTGCTGGTGTTCATGGTGTCCAGCGTCGGCCTGGGCATGTCGATTTCGGCCGTGTCGCTGAACATGCAACAGGCCATGCTCTACACCTTCGTGCTGATCATGCCGATCATGCTGCTGTCGGGCCTGGCCACGCCGGTGCGCAACATGCCCGACGCCATGCAGCTGGCCACCTGGGTCAACCCGCTGCGTTTTGCCATCGACCTGATTCAACGCATTTATCTTGAAGGCGTCAGCCTGTTCGACGTGGCCCACGATCTTGTCCCCATGCTTGCCGTGGCGGCGGTGACCTTGCCGCTGTCGGCCTGGCTGTTCCGCAATCGACTCGCTTAACCGGAGGCTGCAATGTCGTCGCCGCTCAACGCCTTTTGCCTCACACCTTTACTGCTGGCCCTGGTGGCGTGCAGCGCGGTCGGGCCTGACTACCAGGCCCCGCAGCCCGCGGCTCCAACCGACTGGCGCGCAGCCCACAGCGGCGACCCCTCGCTCGTGGGCACGGCCCCGGCCACCCGAGTCATTACAGTGCAATGGTGGACCCAGTTCGCCGACCCGACCTTGAACGACCTGCAGCGCCGCGCCATCGCCGCCAGCCCCGACCT includes:
- a CDS encoding ATP-binding cassette domain-containing protein, encoding MDLVIEAKAVARQFLIKASGQTVQALHGLDLTLRKGALTALVGPDGAGKTTFLRLVAGLLQPDSGALNVLGVDVKAHPQQVQDLISYMPQRFGLYEDLSVQENLDLYADLHGVSASQRRQRFERLLAMTDLTRFTKRPAGKLSGGMKQKLGLACTLVRSPQLLLLDEPTVGVDPLSRRELWEIVQQLVQEENLSVLLSTSYMDEAERCSQVYMLHQGQLMAQGMPQDIRCHADGLCYIATPPAGQPARTLQARLLGNPHTIIDAVPQSGEVRFMRQPAADDQTLDTLLEGAPVRPVEARLEDGFMFLLRARSDAEHVDMDTLKASTPSDNHASEPAIEVKNLVRTFGDFTAVASTSFSVRRGEIFGLLGPNGAGKTTTFRMLCGLLPASSGSLQVAGVNLRHARAQARRRVGYVSQKFSLYGNLSVRENLEFFGGAYGLPGKQLQRRMDEVSRQFDLSGHEKDPSGQLPGGFKQRLAMAVGLLHEPEILFLDEPTSGAAPLARRGFWQRITALAASGTTIIITTHFMEEAEYCDRIVIQDAGKLIAMGTPQEVREQAGGTNSALNMEQAFIAIVEQGRRQQQASPT
- a CDS encoding ABC transporter permease — translated: MSSAAFGAFWRRLVSLTRKEVRQMWRDKSNLLIGIGLPIALILIFGYGLSLDVRHSVVAVVQDDPAPQARDLLASISRSAYLEPLPVQSFEQGRQLLAAREVDALVHLPGDFSRRLQDGNAQVLVLVQGSDATRASGVSNYLNQALALWGQKQASRNAGLQAGGVQIEQRMWFNAANTSTWYLVPGLIVLIMTLVGAFLTALVMAREWERGTLEALFVTPVRAVEILLAKIIPCFIVGLIGLALCLLAARFLFDVPMYGSLWALVICSMLYLFVALGIGLLISAVTKNQFLASQISLLASFLPAMMLSGFIFDLRNVPTAVRVVGDLLPATYFMQIVKSLFLAGDFWPLILRNSLILTGYAVALLGLARLATRKRLD
- a CDS encoding ABC transporter permease — its product is MATFMELLRRLANLWRKELLVIFKDPANRIVLIAPVLMQSLLFGYAVTFDLNNVPYALLDHSHSESSQRLASRLDGSGIFHRVQTLNSSREIAEVIDAEEALLVVHIPPDFEARLTRGEPAPLQVILDGRNSTTAGSAAAGLASIVNDFNHERGLAQAPISVVTRAWYNPNLETRWPLIPALIASLSMLQTLLLTALSVAREREQGTFDQLLVTPYSPMEIMIGKAIPPILIGLVQATLVLLMALFWFRIPMAGSLLDLYGGLLVFMVSSVGLGMSISAVSLNMQQAMLYTFVLIMPIMLLSGLATPVRNMPDAMQLATWVNPLRFAIDLIQRIYLEGVSLFDVAHDLVPMLAVAAVTLPLSAWLFRNRLA